The following proteins come from a genomic window of Terribacillus aidingensis:
- a CDS encoding sensor histidine kinase: MPNQDNLINELESNYKYSVENNNLVAARIPGLFFILMSLAVACAMEIHGSSVHVGILIYTILFGLFAVLYWYSNKLLLKRAWLYFIIQGSLVYISGIFMGIYPVSLITLYPLLLSQTMGMIGQRKRYYVIFILLLFCSSSLVLVDMDIIVSYSAVAIPNMIVLIAYARIFFNQVNAKIRSERLVEELEEAYKQVQRLTLHNERQRMARDLHDTLAQGLVGLKMQLDATKGYLSLGNTDKATELIDTAITRVSESLAEARRVIDDIRSHTNISFSQQVEDQMNNFEMTTGIQYVLEDRLNEEISTSIAEQSLRILSECLTNTAKHANANTVWVHIYKEKNAMNMEIKDDGIGFQAMNKLGRKGHYGLLGIQERVRNLDGDIRIISKEGTGTEIIITIPLEGAL; the protein is encoded by the coding sequence ATGCCAAATCAAGATAATTTAATTAATGAGTTGGAATCCAATTACAAATATAGTGTCGAAAACAATAACTTGGTTGCAGCGCGAATTCCAGGGCTGTTTTTTATATTAATGTCATTAGCAGTTGCGTGCGCCATGGAAATTCACGGAAGTTCTGTTCATGTGGGTATATTAATATATACCATACTGTTCGGCTTGTTTGCAGTGTTGTATTGGTATTCCAATAAACTCTTGCTGAAAAGAGCATGGTTATATTTTATTATACAAGGATCTCTTGTATATATAAGTGGGATTTTTATGGGGATTTATCCTGTTTCCTTAATAACACTGTACCCTTTACTACTTAGCCAAACTATGGGGATGATTGGGCAAAGGAAGCGCTATTACGTTATTTTTATTTTGCTGTTATTCTGCAGTAGTTCATTAGTTTTGGTGGATATGGACATTATTGTCTCATATTCCGCAGTTGCGATACCTAATATGATTGTCTTGATTGCTTATGCTCGTATCTTCTTTAATCAAGTCAATGCTAAAATACGATCGGAGAGATTGGTGGAAGAATTAGAAGAAGCGTACAAACAAGTACAGCGTCTTACTTTACACAATGAACGTCAGCGAATGGCTCGCGATTTGCATGATACTTTAGCGCAGGGATTAGTTGGTTTGAAAATGCAATTAGATGCAACGAAAGGTTATTTATCTTTAGGGAATACAGACAAAGCAACAGAGTTAATTGATACAGCCATCACAAGAGTAAGTGAATCATTAGCAGAAGCCCGGCGCGTTATCGATGATATAAGGTCACATACGAATATCAGTTTTTCGCAGCAGGTTGAGGACCAAATGAATAACTTCGAAATGACTACTGGTATCCAGTATGTCTTAGAAGATAGACTTAATGAGGAAATCTCAACTTCCATAGCTGAACAAAGTTTAAGAATTCTATCTGAATGTCTCACAAATACCGCAAAGCATGCTAATGCTAACACAGTATGGGTGCATATATATAAAGAAAAAAATGCTATGAACATGGAAATTAAGGATGATGGAATTGGGTTTCAGGCTATGAATAAGTTAGGTAGGAAAGGACATTATGGATTGCTTGGTATACAGGAAAGAGTCCGAAATTTAGATGGTGATATCCGCATTATCAGCAAAGAAGGAACCGGAACTGAAATAATCATTACTATACCGTTAGAAGGAGCTTTGTAA